In Rahnella aquatilis CIP 78.65 = ATCC 33071, one DNA window encodes the following:
- a CDS encoding ABC transporter ATP-binding protein, translated as MIIPAHTSGNAPARMSSPPAIAIHQVSHFFGSNQVLNHVNLSVPEGTILALLGPSGCGKSTLLKMLAGLLHPVSGQISFDGEIVASGKLSVPPEKRNLGMAFQDYALWPHMTVRQNVAFPLQMRGIRGAAQQEKVMAALERVGLADFASRRPSELSGGQQQRVALARAIVAEPRILLFDEPLSNLDRDLRESLCDEMATLLRQLGTTAVYVTHDQHEARTLAHRIARMDKGTILSIDQTDPSVVSPFVA; from the coding sequence TACCAGCGGGAATGCGCCTGCGCGCATGTCTTCTCCCCCCGCGATCGCTATCCATCAGGTGTCCCATTTCTTTGGGAGCAACCAGGTACTCAATCACGTCAATTTATCCGTGCCCGAAGGCACTATCCTCGCCCTGCTTGGCCCTTCCGGCTGCGGGAAAAGTACGCTGCTGAAAATGCTGGCCGGGCTGCTGCATCCGGTGTCGGGGCAGATCAGTTTCGATGGCGAAATCGTCGCCAGCGGGAAACTCAGCGTGCCGCCGGAAAAACGCAATCTCGGCATGGCGTTTCAGGATTACGCTTTGTGGCCACACATGACCGTGCGCCAGAACGTCGCGTTCCCGTTGCAGATGCGCGGTATCCGTGGCGCGGCGCAGCAGGAGAAAGTGATGGCCGCGCTGGAACGTGTCGGGCTGGCAGATTTTGCCTCAAGACGCCCTTCTGAACTTTCCGGAGGGCAGCAACAGCGTGTGGCGCTGGCACGGGCGATCGTGGCCGAGCCGCGCATTTTGCTGTTCGACGAGCCGCTGTCGAATCTTGATCGTGATTTACGCGAAAGCCTGTGTGATGAAATGGCGACATTATTGCGCCAGCTCGGCACCACGGCGGTGTATGTCACCCACGATCAGCATGAAGCCCGCACACTTGCACACCGCATTGCGCGCATGGACAAAGGCACGATCCTCAGCATTGACCAGACTGATCCTTCCGTTGTTTCACCTTTTGTTGCTTAA